Proteins encoded by one window of Alkalinema sp. FACHB-956:
- a CDS encoding pentapeptide repeat-containing protein: MRRSVIYAITLAFALLMSTPVRAADPDQVQKLLETGECQGCNLSGANLRHAHLIGADLRGANLEGADLSGANLEGADLTGANLARANMVGTFATNADMSGSNLARADLTNAIVYNAETRGANITGLTFQNAQLYGSGINVGGGD; this comes from the coding sequence ATGCGACGATCGGTGATTTATGCCATTACACTGGCCTTTGCATTGCTGATGTCTACACCCGTGCGCGCAGCTGATCCGGATCAAGTCCAGAAGTTGCTAGAAACGGGCGAATGTCAGGGCTGTAACTTATCAGGCGCAAACCTACGCCATGCCCATTTGATTGGAGCCGATTTGCGGGGAGCCAACCTAGAAGGGGCAGACTTGTCAGGTGCGAACTTGGAAGGAGCCGATTTGACGGGTGCCAATCTAGCACGGGCTAACATGGTGGGAACCTTTGCTACCAACGCGGATATGAGTGGCAGCAACCTGGCGCGGGCGGACTTGACCAACGCGATCGTTTACAACGCAGAGACCCGAGGGGCTAACATTACGGGCTTAACCTTCCAGAATGCTCAACTCTACGGCAGCGGCATCAACGTCGGCGGCGGTGACTAG
- a CDS encoding glycosyltransferase family 9 protein, whose translation MRILALVPGEIGDQILFFPTIDDLKKRYPEAQIDVVVEPRAKEAYRVSKSVNEVIAFDFQARNSLADWGNLLGTVRDREYEAAITLDNRWSVGFLLWLSGIPNRVGFAGGAGELFLTRSIPYKGNQYLAQTYHDLVQGMDLSTPLPDFKVSVPAKDLQWADQERQRLGLASGGYVVVCGDAKSADGVYPADNWRLILQDFQKKQPELPLVLAQTSEDDSWVKLLVEALPGLKITAPDNLGQLVAMLTGASLVMCLNSDTMHLSIASQAFTLVLLGQADPNKLLPKNDRVLSIKSSTGQVADIAPSTVLEKVWGG comes from the coding sequence ATGAGAATCCTTGCTCTTGTTCCCGGTGAAATCGGTGATCAAATCCTCTTTTTTCCAACGATCGATGATTTGAAAAAACGCTATCCCGAAGCTCAGATTGATGTAGTCGTTGAGCCTAGAGCTAAGGAAGCCTACCGAGTTTCCAAGTCAGTCAATGAAGTAATTGCGTTCGACTTTCAGGCGAGGAACAGTCTAGCCGACTGGGGTAACTTGCTGGGAACGGTGCGCGATCGGGAATATGAAGCTGCGATTACCCTGGATAACCGATGGTCAGTGGGGTTTCTCCTCTGGTTGAGTGGGATTCCAAATCGGGTTGGGTTTGCGGGAGGAGCGGGTGAGCTCTTCCTCACGCGATCGATCCCTTACAAGGGCAATCAGTACCTCGCCCAGACCTACCACGATCTGGTGCAGGGCATGGATCTCAGTACGCCACTGCCCGATTTCAAAGTCAGTGTGCCCGCCAAAGATCTGCAATGGGCTGACCAAGAACGGCAACGTCTGGGGTTGGCTTCTGGGGGCTATGTTGTGGTTTGTGGTGATGCCAAATCCGCTGATGGTGTTTACCCCGCTGACAATTGGCGACTGATTCTTCAAGACTTTCAGAAAAAGCAGCCTGAGTTACCCTTGGTGCTGGCACAAACCTCCGAGGATGACAGTTGGGTCAAGCTGCTTGTGGAAGCCTTACCAGGGCTTAAGATCACCGCTCCAGATAATCTTGGGCAATTGGTGGCAATGCTGACTGGAGCCAGCCTAGTCATGTGTCTGAACAGCGATACGATGCACCTATCTATCGCGTCCCAGGCATTTACTTTAGTGCTACTGGGTCAGGCGGATCCTAATAAGTTGCTCCCCAAGAACGATCGCGTCCTATCGATCAAGTCCTCCACTGGGCAAGTGGCCGATATTGCACCTTCGACGGTGCTAGAGAAGGTATGGGGCGGCTAG
- a CDS encoding DUF2330 domain-containing protein, with protein sequence MKHSRSLLNFVLAFLAAIALCLTVVPAAWAFCGFYVAKADSKLYNQASQVAIAREGNQTVLTMANDYQGEVKDFAIVVPVPVVLKKEQVKVANPAIIERLDAFSAPRLVEYFDPDPCQRFELEDRIPMSAVPAPQAAGESKSRRSDAFGVTIEAKFSVGEYDILILSAKESGGLETWLRQNDYKIPDGARKLLRPYIRQKMKFFVAKVNLEKFEDSGFTRLRPLQMTYQSPRFMLPIRLGMVNAQQAQDLIVYVLSPQGRAEVTNYRTVQVPSNVNIPEFVKNEFGPFYKDLFSTAYDRENRNVAFLEYAWNMANCDPCSADPLNPEELKEAGVFWLDRSSDEPNPGIWNRRRPPVMNNGVYVTRLHVRYTRDKFPEDLMFQTTNNQDTFQGRYVMQHPFLGEAKCAEGKRYRAALPRRFEQEAQTLSKLTGWNINDIRKKLPTIKLADFSWFDRVWFNFLG encoded by the coding sequence ATGAAACATTCTCGATCCCTATTAAACTTTGTATTAGCTTTTTTAGCTGCAATAGCATTGTGTTTAACAGTTGTACCCGCAGCTTGGGCCTTCTGTGGCTTCTATGTTGCAAAGGCAGACTCCAAACTATACAACCAAGCCTCCCAAGTGGCGATCGCCCGCGAGGGTAATCAAACCGTGTTAACCATGGCCAATGATTACCAAGGCGAGGTCAAGGATTTCGCGATCGTGGTTCCGGTACCCGTCGTGCTGAAAAAGGAACAGGTCAAAGTCGCCAATCCCGCCATTATTGAACGGTTGGACGCCTTCAGTGCCCCACGACTGGTGGAATATTTCGATCCCGATCCTTGCCAGCGGTTTGAATTGGAAGATCGGATTCCCATGAGTGCCGTTCCCGCCCCCCAAGCCGCCGGAGAAAGCAAATCCCGCCGCAGTGATGCCTTTGGCGTGACCATTGAAGCTAAATTCAGCGTGGGTGAATACGACATTTTGATTCTCAGCGCTAAGGAATCCGGCGGATTGGAAACCTGGCTGCGACAAAACGACTACAAAATTCCGGACGGTGCCCGCAAACTGCTGCGACCTTACATTCGGCAGAAGATGAAGTTCTTCGTGGCTAAGGTGAATCTTGAGAAGTTTGAAGATTCCGGCTTTACCCGCCTGCGACCACTGCAAATGACCTACCAGTCACCGCGTTTTATGCTGCCGATCCGGTTAGGCATGGTGAACGCCCAGCAGGCCCAGGATTTGATTGTCTACGTACTGTCGCCCCAGGGCCGCGCCGAAGTCACCAATTACCGCACGGTGCAGGTTCCGTCCAATGTCAATATTCCCGAATTCGTTAAGAACGAATTTGGCCCATTTTACAAAGATCTGTTCAGCACAGCCTACGATCGGGAAAATCGCAACGTCGCCTTTTTGGAATATGCCTGGAATATGGCCAATTGCGACCCCTGTTCCGCCGATCCGCTCAACCCCGAAGAACTGAAAGAAGCGGGGGTCTTCTGGCTCGATCGATCGAGTGATGAGCCTAACCCCGGAATTTGGAATCGTCGTCGCCCGCCTGTGATGAATAACGGAGTGTACGTCACCCGCTTGCATGTACGCTATACCCGCGACAAATTCCCAGAGGATTTGATGTTCCAAACGACGAACAATCAGGACACTTTCCAAGGTCGTTATGTGATGCAGCATCCGTTCCTCGGCGAAGCAAAATGTGCAGAAGGTAAACGCTACCGCGCTGCGTTGCCCCGCCGGTTTGAACAGGAAGCTCAAACCCTCTCAAAATTAACGGGTTGGAATATTAACGACATTCGTAAAAAGCTACCAACCATTAAGCTGGCAGACTTTAGTTGGTTCGATCGGGTGTGGTTCAATTTCTTGGGTTAA
- a CDS encoding RnfABCDGE type electron transport complex subunit D, which translates to MPQTALSQAAASLLAAPTDRPPVPARAIDARLYQILFLSLFLLLGLVTRDWTLHPTIILVAIVTCCATQAIAQSIVQFLQWRVEQKSDPWPMPSLQPSTYYSALITALGLSLLLRVDRWETMVLACSMAIASKFLLRVNQKHIFNPGNFGIISVLLLTHHAWVSPGQWGESAWYAALFLLCGGLVLQKVGRWDTTVAFLSVYVGLEAVRNLYLGWTWDVWGHRLMSGSLVMFALFMITDPRTIPNARSARLIWAAAIAALTFVLRNVYFLNTAVFWALFVLAPLTFLLDWLFQADRFEWLHPSADRSMTASPSLDR; encoded by the coding sequence ATGCCCCAAACTGCCCTGTCTCAAGCCGCTGCTTCGCTGCTGGCCGCGCCGACCGACCGACCACCTGTCCCCGCACGTGCGATCGATGCCCGTCTCTATCAAATTCTGTTTCTCAGCTTGTTTTTGCTCCTCGGTCTCGTGACTCGGGATTGGACGCTCCATCCGACGATCATCCTCGTGGCGATCGTCACCTGCTGCGCCACCCAAGCGATCGCCCAGTCGATCGTCCAGTTTCTCCAATGGCGGGTGGAACAGAAATCTGACCCCTGGCCCATGCCTAGCTTGCAACCATCTACCTATTACAGTGCTCTCATCACAGCCCTGGGACTATCGCTCCTGCTCCGGGTCGATCGCTGGGAAACGATGGTTCTGGCTTGCAGCATGGCGATCGCGTCCAAATTCCTCCTACGGGTCAATCAGAAACATATTTTTAACCCTGGTAACTTTGGCATTATTTCGGTCTTGCTGCTGACCCATCACGCTTGGGTGTCACCGGGCCAGTGGGGAGAATCCGCCTGGTATGCGGCGCTGTTTCTGCTCTGTGGCGGCCTGGTACTGCAAAAGGTGGGGCGCTGGGATACCACCGTCGCCTTTTTATCGGTCTACGTTGGCCTAGAGGCCGTGCGCAACCTCTATCTAGGTTGGACGTGGGATGTTTGGGGGCATCGCCTCATGAGTGGGTCTTTGGTGATGTTTGCGCTGTTTATGATCACCGACCCGAGAACGATTCCCAATGCGCGATCGGCTCGCTTGATTTGGGCCGCCGCGATCGCAGCCCTCACCTTTGTTTTACGAAATGTCTATTTTCTTAATACAGCCGTCTTTTGGGCGTTGTTTGTGCTGGCTCCCTTGACCTTCCTTTTAGACTGGCTGTTTCAGGCCGATCGCTTTGAATGGCTGCATCCATCCGCCGATCGCTCCATGACTGCCAGCCCCTCCCTCGATCGGTAA
- a CDS encoding DUF6679 family protein has protein sequence MLHRKIYQLCCDGREVWIFLRDQQRWIERARILDIEGDLVTLRYETEEEDEVCSWEEMVRLESIGAVTQKLASVPKGNVDPLVSDDCPEAEQLSNQPSSESNES, from the coding sequence ATGTTGCACCGCAAAATTTATCAACTTTGCTGCGATGGACGAGAAGTTTGGATTTTTCTGCGGGATCAGCAACGCTGGATTGAGCGCGCCCGAATTTTGGATATTGAGGGCGATCTCGTCACCCTACGGTACGAAACGGAGGAAGAAGACGAAGTTTGTTCCTGGGAAGAAATGGTTCGCCTAGAAAGCATTGGGGCTGTGACCCAAAAATTAGCATCGGTGCCAAAAGGCAATGTCGATCCCCTTGTCTCTGATGATTGTCCAGAAGCAGAGCAGTTGTCGAATCAGCCATCGTCAGAATCCAATGAGTCCTAA
- a CDS encoding HlyD family type I secretion periplasmic adaptor subunit, whose translation MKVSLSATPAQSRQLKQQLANPEDKLSYELGKAVQELPPLYTRLLAGGISVLTLSAIGWAHFSLIDEVATAQGKLVPFTEVRPLRALSAGSVSRVAVQPGQTVTKDEVLVEVDPGVAETSVESLEKEVAKIQENIARLEAESRGQVTAANAEQSQLLLARQRELQEKQSAANAEANRQLATIGEGQSRLERFRENLANARATLANAQISKQNAERNLATAREKESRLRTLNEDQAVPHIEYLNAVDQVTNASNQVTNASNQIVEAQNQIVSLEKEIEAQAERILQAQQAFEGARSTAAGIAPQRQGEVLTQLTLQRQELTKKQGELEVAKKQQNDRETITAPFDGTIYDVKVTQGPIQQGEEILRVLPKNQDLVLEAKILNRDIGFILQKFEQKEEVNVKVKFATFPYQEFGIVEGTLVQISPDAIVEKDESGRDIGPVFPCKVRLKQSSIKVRGRDVAFTPGMAATAEIVTRKKSVLSFITEPITKRFNEAFSVR comes from the coding sequence ATGAAAGTCTCTCTCTCAGCCACGCCTGCCCAGTCCCGACAACTGAAGCAGCAACTTGCGAATCCAGAAGATAAGCTTTCCTACGAGTTGGGCAAAGCCGTCCAGGAACTGCCACCACTGTATACCCGCTTGTTAGCAGGGGGAATTAGTGTACTGACCTTGAGCGCGATCGGTTGGGCTCACTTTAGCTTGATTGACGAAGTTGCAACGGCCCAAGGCAAGCTGGTTCCCTTTACTGAAGTGCGCCCCCTGCGGGCATTGAGTGCAGGAAGTGTATCGCGGGTTGCCGTCCAGCCGGGACAAACCGTCACCAAGGATGAGGTACTAGTGGAAGTGGATCCTGGGGTTGCGGAAACCAGTGTGGAAAGTTTAGAGAAAGAAGTCGCCAAAATTCAAGAGAATATTGCTCGGTTGGAAGCGGAAAGCCGAGGGCAAGTGACAGCCGCTAATGCCGAACAAAGCCAGCTTCTTCTAGCACGGCAGCGGGAACTTCAGGAAAAACAATCGGCTGCCAACGCCGAAGCCAATCGCCAACTCGCCACGATCGGGGAAGGGCAATCTCGCCTAGAACGGTTTCGCGAAAACCTAGCCAACGCGAGAGCAACCTTAGCCAATGCGCAGATCAGCAAGCAGAACGCAGAACGGAACCTGGCCACTGCTAGGGAAAAGGAATCCCGACTGCGCACTTTAAACGAAGATCAGGCTGTTCCCCACATCGAATATTTGAACGCGGTGGATCAGGTGACCAATGCCAGCAACCAAGTCACCAATGCCAGCAATCAAATTGTGGAGGCTCAGAACCAGATCGTCAGTTTAGAAAAGGAAATTGAAGCCCAAGCTGAACGGATATTGCAAGCCCAACAAGCCTTTGAGGGGGCGAGAAGTACCGCAGCGGGGATCGCCCCGCAGCGCCAAGGGGAAGTCCTGACGCAGCTGACTCTGCAACGGCAGGAACTGACGAAGAAGCAAGGGGAATTGGAAGTCGCCAAGAAGCAACAAAACGATCGTGAAACGATCACAGCCCCCTTTGACGGCACGATTTATGACGTGAAGGTGACCCAAGGGCCGATTCAGCAGGGGGAAGAAATTCTGCGGGTGCTGCCGAAAAACCAAGACTTAGTCTTAGAGGCCAAGATCCTCAATCGGGACATTGGGTTTATCCTGCAAAAATTCGAGCAAAAGGAGGAAGTGAACGTCAAAGTCAAATTTGCGACCTTCCCCTACCAGGAATTTGGCATTGTTGAAGGGACATTGGTTCAGATCAGCCCCGATGCGATCGTTGAGAAGGATGAGAGTGGACGGGATATTGGCCCGGTCTTCCCCTGTAAGGTTCGGCTCAAGCAGTCTTCCATCAAGGTGCGGGGGCGGGATGTGGCTTTTACCCCTGGGATGGCCGCCACCGCAGAAATTGTGACCCGCAAGAAATCGGTTCTTAGCTTCATCACTGAACCCATTACCAAACGCTTTAACGAAGCATTCTCGGTACGGTAA
- a CDS encoding four-carbon acid sugar kinase family protein: protein MNTRPKIIVLDDDPTGSQTVHSCLLLMQWDVETLKLGLRDEAPIFFVLTNTRALPAEQAADVTREVCRNLKTAIAEVGIQDFLVVSRSDSTLRGHYPIETDVIAEELGGFDAHFLTPAFFEGGRTTRDSIHYLKVNGVDTPVHETEFAKDSVFGYSHSYLPDYVEEKTQGRIAANQVERFVLADIRSGVLDRLLHLTQNCCAVVDAETQADLNQFAAEVLAAASQGKRFLFRSAASLLTALANLPPQPIAPEEMASYVREGKPGAVIVGSHVKKTTEQLANLLQAPGTVGVEVEVGRLLDPNPAIPGQLLAEIYDRVSQIHQAGQTAVVYTSRQELTFDDVETRLKFGEAVSSLLMNVIRHLPEDIGFLISKGGITSNDTLSQGLALQTAYLLGQVIPGVSMVRTSETHPQFPNLPIVLFPGNVGDGTALTQVYQRLSQH, encoded by the coding sequence ATGAATACTCGCCCCAAAATTATTGTGCTAGATGATGATCCCACTGGCTCGCAGACGGTTCATAGCTGTCTGTTGTTGATGCAGTGGGATGTGGAAACTTTAAAGTTGGGATTGCGAGATGAGGCACCCATTTTTTTCGTGTTAACCAATACCCGAGCACTGCCCGCAGAACAAGCCGCAGATGTGACGCGGGAGGTGTGCCGCAATTTAAAAACGGCGATCGCTGAAGTCGGTATTCAGGATTTCCTAGTCGTCAGCCGATCGGACTCCACCCTGCGCGGCCATTATCCGATCGAAACCGATGTGATTGCCGAGGAACTGGGGGGATTTGATGCCCATTTCCTCACCCCGGCCTTTTTTGAAGGCGGTCGCACGACGCGGGACAGCATTCACTACCTCAAGGTCAATGGCGTGGATACCCCGGTGCACGAAACGGAATTTGCGAAGGATTCTGTCTTTGGCTACAGCCATAGCTATCTACCCGACTACGTTGAGGAGAAAACCCAGGGGCGTATTGCTGCCAACCAAGTGGAGCGATTTGTGCTGGCGGATATTCGATCGGGGGTGCTCGATCGCCTGTTGCACCTGACCCAGAATTGCTGTGCGGTGGTGGATGCGGAAACCCAAGCGGATCTGAATCAATTTGCAGCAGAGGTTTTGGCCGCTGCCTCCCAGGGCAAACGCTTTTTGTTCCGCAGTGCGGCTAGTTTACTCACCGCCTTGGCGAACCTGCCACCCCAACCGATCGCGCCGGAGGAAATGGCCAGCTACGTTCGGGAGGGCAAACCGGGGGCTGTCATTGTCGGTTCCCATGTGAAAAAGACGACGGAACAATTAGCCAACCTACTGCAAGCACCGGGGACGGTGGGGGTAGAGGTAGAAGTGGGGCGGTTGTTAGACCCCAATCCCGCAATCCCAGGGCAACTCTTGGCCGAAATTTACGATCGGGTCAGCCAAATTCACCAAGCAGGACAAACGGCGGTGGTTTACACCAGTCGGCAGGAACTGACCTTTGATGATGTGGAGACTCGGCTGAAGTTTGGGGAAGCAGTTTCCAGTTTACTGATGAATGTGATTCGCCATTTGCCAGAGGATATCGGCTTTTTGATTAGCAAAGGGGGCATTACCTCCAACGATACCCTGAGCCAAGGACTAGCGCTGCAAACCGCCTATCTCTTGGGTCAGGTGATTCCTGGGGTGTCGATGGTGCGCACGTCCGAGACCCATCCGCAGTTTCCCAATTTACCGATCGTGCTATTTCCCGGCAATGTGGGCGACGGGACTGCGCTGACTCAGGTCTATCAGCGATTGAGTCAACATTAA